TGGAGAGGAACTGTCTGCAGACGGCGGAGACGGGCTCGAGGTCGGCCTCGGATTCGAGGTAGGCGAAGACCTTCCCCCAGCAGTCCCCCGGCAGCTCCCGGCGCTCCGCCGACCCGTCCGACATCGCCGGATTAGTTTCTTCCGAGTCGAGCCCGACAGGATCGGATGGGATCGAGACGGATGCTGCTGCGACACGGTGAAGAGCGACGGCCCAGCAGCAGCAGTCCCGCGGCAGCTCCCGGCAGGCCCGGCACTCCGCCGACCGGTCCGACATCGCCGGATGAATTTCTTCCGAGCCAAGCCCGACAGGATCGGACGGGAGCGAGCCGGATGCTGCTGCGACACGGTGAagagcgacggcgacggcggtcGTGGCGGTGGTCTTCTATACTAGGACGGAGATGCCACGTGGATAGGGCCGGACCCACGGGGAGCGCCTCGTGGGCCCGCCTTGTCTTGGGGTGCTTTTGCCCCTCCCCCTTTTCCGTGTGTTCGAATTTTGAAAACGGGAGGCGGCCGGACGGTGTTGTGAATGGGCCGATTTTGGGGTCTGGGCCGAAACGAAAACGGGCGGAGGCTGTTCTCCTCTAGGCCGGCGACACGATTTTTTCATGGGACTAGAAATTCCGATTATGGGCCCAAGGTTCAATTGCCCTTTCTAATGGAAGGTGACCGCAAAATCCCGAACTTGTCATCTCATCAAGTTGGTTTGAGATGATGATGAACCACCGAAACATCACTTGGCTTCCCGAAACACGGCGGGAAGTTCCGGCACCGGCGAATGCAACTTTCTCGAGCTCCACAATCGCTTGGTTGCAACGGGATCCGGAGCTGTCGGTATTTCAGGAGGCTCAAATATTTTGCGTCGTTGATGAATCTATATGCACGTTGTTGATGAATTTGTATGCACGTATCTATCTTGTCGGTAACCCTCTTTATAGTAGCCAAAAATTACATGTGCGACACACCACTTCATCGTTTTACATGTGCATGCAATTTGGTCACCTCGAAAATGCTCTCTATCCTCTTCTAGATGTGAAAGTTGGTGGTATGAAATTGTGAGAAAATTGGTGATATGAAACCGTGAGAATCTTGGTGGACACAAGTGCATGTCTGGGCATCTCTAAAGTGCCTTTGTGGAGAAATTTGGACAACGGCTCTTTACCAAAACCGTGCCATTGTCAAAAATTTGATGCTAAAGTAAAAGTAATATAATAATTCTAACTCCGTGACCCCGCTTTACCTTAATTGTTATCGGAACAAACGACAAGTTATGCTTTAGGATAAGGGGGCTCTTggatgcctttttctttttcttttttttaatatagtgtTTGGGTCATATTCGGAGCTAATTTCCGCACTTCATTTTATCAGTAACTAAAATCGAGACAATTACATagtattaaaagaaaattcaataacGTGTCAGtgtaaaataaaacaattctataCAAAGTACAAACACACATGAATACGACGAATTTGCGCACATAAATAGGACAATTAATCAAAAGAGATCATGTGGAACTAAACTCCAAAAATAAATCAACtcctttgaaagaaaaaggagaaacatCCCCCACATTAGATTTGTCTTTTATGCCATTTTTGGGCGATCCTTGCAATACAGTTACCAAAATCCGTACGTTTTGATTCAGCTGGTGGCGCAGATCCTTCCAGAGTCGCCCAATTTCACATGGCAAATATCAATTCTAAGATATCTCGCCTCCTACGCAGACTTTGGAAGCTAACCCTGATTAACCTGGAAATTATTGATTAAAGCAATATGATTCTTTTTCACCTGGTAATATCGGAACCCAAATCGTGATCATCACATTTCTCTCCAGACGCAAAATCCCTGCCACCCCCATCAACTCGGCTAGTTCATTTCTTGAATTTAGAATTATCCTAAGCCTCAATGCACACGTTTCTCGTCTTGAATTTTGACCCGTCATCTCTTGCATATAGttggacattgactatgataCGGACGTAACTAGTAAGTTGGTTCGTCAATTAGTAGGTCCGTATCAAAATCAAGCCCGGGAATCTTCGAGACCTTCTTTAAACAAACCCCGAGGGGGAGAAAATAAACAAAGATGCATGAAGGTACAAGTGCTGACAAGCCATAGGACGTTCCAGGAATCAAGGTTGTTCTTTCACTGGTGAAGACAAAGATAGGAGAACCGCAAGAACAAGGAAGTACACGCAAGACCCGGATTGGTTCATACATTTTCGACCGGATCACATGCGCAGCATTGCCACCGAATTCATACCTATGGGACAGCCCCGATTATTTTATAGTTCTTGGCCAGTGCAAGACACATCACCCGCCAGCCGATATGTGTTGAATTCGAGATAGGAACGGGTTGACAAATGGGGCTTTgtcatttgtaatttttttttttttttgtattgacTTGGAACCGTAACGAAAGCGACGCATCTAGGATGGGGCTCCTCCCCACTTGCCAAGTTTGCAGATTTTTACCTCTTCTTCTCGCTGATTTTTTTACTGGGTTGGTTTGGGTTCTGGTTTGAAGTGAAACCAGATGTAATGAGATCCTGGAAATGGTGGGGTCGCCACTTGCGAATAGTTTGGCTTGCTCCCGCTTCTAGTTGCGTGCCTGAATCATTGGGtgtcatcttttcttcatgcatCAATGAAAAAGTTCACATGACTGctgtgaaagagagagagagagagagagagagagagagctgtcaGCTGTGAATGTGTATGGGGTGATTGCAAACAAATGGCTAATGCAACAGCTGTGTTTCGAAAGACAAAAAGACTGATAATGAAAATCACAGGTGAGTAGGTCAGCCCTTTGAGTttcagactctctctctctctctccatctctcagTTGCAATACTACATATAAATAAAGATATTTGGTAAACAGATAAATGGGTATATGATTAAACATGATCAAATGCCAACAAATTCCCATTTGATGAAGCTTCGATCTGTCCTATCATATATGATTAAAGAGAGTCCCCTACTTTTAATGGACAAATTGGAATGcactcgttttctttttcttgttcctttttttttggtaactatTGTGGTCACTAGCATCACTCAATATTTGCAGTTGCATCAAGCGCTTTGCGGGAGTAGCCTCCTTCACACATGCAATTTCCTTGGTATTACATTTTGCACGTACATATTTTGGCATGTGAGAGCTGAAAGAAAGGTGGTAAACACTAAGCTTGGAGAGAAATTTACCCTACGAAAACAGAAAATTAGGGGGGACCCCTACTAGCACAATCAAAAGCAAGCAGAGATTCTGTCATTTTTTTATGCATGACTATAactagaaaattttaattatagaaTCAACTTCGCAGGATTCATTAAATGTTTATCTGAAGCTATTATAAGTATGAATTGCCATATTCTACGGTTACTTCTAATTTAGAGGAACAGGTGAAAAAAAGGCTCCAATACCATTTCCCATAGACAAGCCAAAAAGAGGGGTATTTGAAGGAAAAGAATATCAAAGAAGCTAATGTACATTGTCCACACcccaaaaatgtgaaaaaaacaaaaaagtgcaGAGAGTATGGTTTCTCTTCTAAAATCCCATCCACTCTCCCTTTCTTGAATTTGTTTGAATCCTCAGTccacttttttaataattgtcCCAAGCCCAGTGGTACCCCACGTCCAAAGTCTAACACCATCCTCAACGTTTGCACACTCACGTTCGGCTTCCTTCCTGCCACATGGTTCGGTGTCCATTTGCCCCACTCCTTCAAGCACTCTCCCCTACAGTTATGAAGGGTAGGAATAGACAGAtgtttctctctgtttttttaatggttataaaaagaataaatcttttggagaaagggaaagaggaagcGGTTTCTTGGTTTCCCTGCGACGTTCTTTTGTCCCATCTGCTTTTGGAAGCTAAAAAGATAAATTCAAAGCGAAGCAGCAGAGGAGCAATTCCAGTTTCAATAGAGCTCccacacaatctctctctctctctctctctctctctctcaagcaagGAAAGGACATGAATGTTCCTAGTCTCTTGCTTCTGCCCATGTGGGTAATAAGCACGTCTTTTTTCTCGGCCGTTGTCATCACTGATGCCTGGCCAGACCCTGCTGTTTCCACCATTTTAGTCCCCCTCTCGCGCTCTCAGGAGGCACCCGTTTCCCAGTTCTCTTCGGAAATGAATGCTCAGTCTCCAGGTGAAGTTGTTAGCCTCTACAGTTTGTGGGTGTTATCTTAATTTCTCGTGCATTAGTGGATTAGTTTGAGTTCTATCTGTTCACTGTGCAATTGAGTCAACTGGGTCACTTGAAATTTTGCATTTTGAACTGGAAAGTTTCGACCAAATGCATTTAGGTATGTCAAGTTGGAACTTTTGCAACTTGGTGCTATATCTTCCTCGGTTCTTCTGTTTCgcgaatttcaaaattttcgtTCTGTGTGGCTGCTTAGTTGACGTTggaaaaagataatgaaatggaatttggatattttaagttcgtaatttgaattttgtgaCTGTATTTTGGTGGGAATAGTTAATCTTTAAACAGCAACGGaagatttataaatttattctttCCGCTAATCTTTGTCCGTCAGTGATAAATAATATGGTCCATTCGATTCTTTTCCTGAGCTTCAAAGTGAAATAAGCCGACTAGTCATCCAAAAACCTCTGCCAAATTTTTTGGAGTGGTGATTTTTGGAATAAAGCATCATGAGAATCCACCGTCGCAACTATTCCACAATCTTTTTCTCCTTATTGGCTGGTTGCCTTCTTTTTCGTTTCTCTGATAAAGATGGTGTCTGGGTTTTGAGTACTTTTTTTATATGTTCATTCCGATGGTTGGAGTTCTGATACATTGTTAAAGAAGCTTTATTTTAAGCAGGAATGGCAGAGGTCAAAGTAGTGCACCACCAGGATTTGAACAAGAAGATTCTGGTGGCACTCATTGTTGCATCTACTCTCCTTGCTGtggttttgatttttcttgtttgcttCTGGATATATCTTTCGAAGAATTCGAAGAAGAGATCTAAAAGTAAGGGCTCAGCAAACACGGGTACGTTCCTGGCCAAAAGCATTTGCTTGTTTTACTAATTATGCTTCACGTGAGTATCTGGTCTCATTTGCATATCTCTTTGGTGTTTCATTTGAAGATTATGCTGGGGGACTTCCATTGAACCCAATGGTGGGTAAATTGAATACCTCTGCTGTTATGGGCAAAAAGGGTTGTGCTGCTGTTTTTGAGTATAACCTCTTGGAAGCTGCGACCAATCATTTTCATGAGAGGAGCATTTTGGGCGAAGGTGGCCGTGGAGTTGTCTATAAAGCTCGTCTTAGTGAAAAGCTCCTTGCTGCTGTGAAGAAGTGGGATGATGCCGATCAGGATGCTCAGAGAGAATTTGAGGTGTTTTTCAGCTGATGATGTTGTCAAGATTGatttctgctctctctctctctctctctctctcataatttATAGAGTTTCTCTGTTTTCCCTTCCTCTGACAGAACGAGTTGAATTGGTTGAGTAAAATCCAACATCAAAATGTAGTCACTCTTTTGGGCTACTGCATTCATGGACAAGCGCGATATCTCGTGTATGAGATGATGCAGAATGGGTCATTGGAGACTCAATTGCATGGTTTGGACTCACTCTCCTCATATTGGTTTGAGTGAGATAAGATACAGAGTTATTGGTTGGTCCTTGATGGTTTTAGGTGTCTTTCTATCCTTACTCGATTTATGCTTTGATGGTTATCTAGGACCTACACATGGATCAGCTTTACCCTGGCACCTCCGTATGAAGATTGCTGTTGATGTCGCCAGGCAAGTCCGGCGCcaaattgttgttgttgttgcttttATGTTCTACTacttatcttctttctttttctgacaTGTATGAAATTCTTCCTGGAGTTCATACAGAGGATTAGAATTTCTTCATGAACGGTGCAACCCTCCtgtggtgcatagagatcttaAATCATCAAACATTCTCTTGGATTCAGACTTCAATGCTAAGGTTGACTGACTTTCGGTGCTTCTCTTATTGCATTTCTTTCTAGAAGAGAGGAGTTGTCTTGTTCCTGCATAAATCTTCTGAATGTCGTTCATTTAACAGCTTTCTGATTTTGGGCTCGCTGTGAGtgctcaaaacaaaaataatgtgAAGATCTCTGGCACGGTGGGTTATTTGGCCCCAGAGTACCTGTTGGATGGTatgttctgttttttctttgatCATAGGGAGTCATGATGAATGCCTATTCATCAAGCTGTGCTTAGCACACAGAATTTCTTTTCCAAGTGTCAGTGATATgacttgatgttcttttgatgaGCCTGACTTGCATAGCCTGCTGTACTTGCTGTTTACTTCTGCTTTTGTGTCGCCTCCTTTGAAgattatatctaaatatttccCAGTCTCATTTATATGTGCACCTATCTTGGTGATTCGGCCTGTTTTTTCCTTAAGACTTAAATGATTCTTATCAGGTAAATTAACAGATAAAAGTGATGTCTACGCTTTTGGAATTGTCCTCCTAGAGCTTCTGATGGGAAGAAAGCCTGTGCAGAAGACGGAATCAAATCAATGCCAGTCCCTAGTAACCTGGGTATGTTTCCCTTGAACTCGGTAGAAAAGGCTCTCattttaggcattttttttttttgaatttgcttATTAAATTTTGTCGTCTTCTTTTTGAAACTTAATTACACGTACTCCCTAACATGCAGGCCATGCCTCAGCTCACTGACAGATCAAAGCTTCCAAACATTGTCGATCCTGTTATCAAAGACACGATGGATTTGAAGCACTTATATCAGGTATTTGGATTGAATACACTTTTTTCTTAGTAATTGGAACTTCTCACCCTCTGCTTGTTACTTCATCAATCACCTATTTAATGATTGAGCAGGTCGCTGCTGTAGCAGTACTATGTATTCAACCAGAACCAAGCTACAGACCATTGATAACGGATGTTCTGCATTCTCTTATCCCGCTCGTTCCTGTCGAGCTTGGAGGGTCCCTCAGAGTAACAGAACCTGTTCCAACGGTTGGCCTTGACCCTTCTCACTGAACTAAGGATGGTTTTGACTGGCATTTACTATTCGGCTACAGTTTCATCCATGCCCAATTTCTTCTTGTCGAGGGGGATTAATTTAGCATGGTTCTTCTTGTTTGATCCTAACTAGTCATTGGAATCAGGATAAAATCGGACTTACAGGCATTGCTCCCCCGTCTATCTTTGTGCTGCTGTATATTTTAGTGAACACAATGTCATATATTCTTCTCACGCTTTGCTAACAATTTCTTCATGTATTGCCAGACagaaatttctatttctgaccAAATTAATAGGATTTACTCCTTTTTCTGTGTACTGCATAGTGATTTTCTGTGCAAACCGCGAGAGAAGCTGACGAGATCTGAGATTCTGAGAGCAAATTCTTTGATCTGATATGTTTCGCATGAATTGTTCTTCATCCTTTACAAGTTGGACTGCCTACAAATGCACATGAAGTCTTCATATGTGgatattctctttccctttttgttgaataTATACTGCACATATTGCCAGTAAAAAGTACATATGCATTGCACACATTGCATACTATCCTTATCaggtaaaaaagaaataaagaagactAGTACTCATGGATCCTGGTGTAATATTTGATTATATGATTCTTCAGAGTGACTGTGAGCCAAATATCATATCAAATGAAATTTGACTTCATTCTTCAGTGATGCTCTCCAGCCTCGGCTCCCAATTGtcataagatgcaagccctttCGGAGACCCTCTCATTCCCCTTCTTGTAATGTCCTTACTTCTCTTTCGGCCAGTGAGTTCCCTTGTCTCTGAAGACCCGAAGCTACTTGACGATCTCGAATCTTCAGTGGCACTTTCGGGATTGGCTTTGATCTTTGTTCCTTCAAAAAAGCATACAAAGCAGCCATCCCCGGACAAACACTCATCCTCCTCCATCTTTGACCAGCAAGTCGTGTCCATTTGATCTTCTACCTTGGTCGCGTCTTGCGGCTTGGCCTTGATGTTGGGACTCCGGAAAGGAGAAGGTAAAGGAGAAGCGGACGGAGAGTACTTGAACGAAAGGCGTTGGAGCTTCCTGATGGTGCTTATGGGCACGATATAGAACTTCTGGCCCAACATTAGCATAGTGTCTGGCGCAACGATCGCCCATGGCTGCTGAAACACGTGAGGGTAAGCGACGCAGTATCTAGGGTTGCGAAGCATGATCTCGGCTGCAAGAACCGGCCTGTCATGGAGCTCGATGTGCCCTCCGGGGTGGACAATCTTGACCAGCATGTTCCTCGTGCTGCTTGTGCAGAGCCATCTTAAACGGgtcatgttttttctttttcccggtCGTGGTGAGAGAAGGAAAGTGAGATTGGAAAGTTGTATTATCTCCCCTGGCAGATAAAGCGTCTGCTGCACCATAGGATTTGCCAGGAATATCCAAGGAGATATTGCCCTGTATCTTCCTGGGTATTTTAGactcatcttcctcttttcttgtcTCGTTCACTTTCATGGTAAACACCGCAGCTAACGACGATCAGGCCAAGcattatttgattaattaaagttAGGCAAATTTTGTTGGCACTCATTTTCGACTTTCATGGTTTTTGAGGGCATGTTCAACACGGTTGACGGCGAAAGGAGGGATCACATCACAAGAAGGAAAGCTCTTGTTTAAAGCGAACACACGAGCGATGATTTCCACTCCAGAGGGTTTGTACATTTGCCTTTGCACCTTATTCCCAGTCATAATTGGCAAGGAGACATCGGGGACTGCCATTTCTTCTGTATATATATCCTGGCGTACATGGAGGGTaggttttttccccttttactCCTAATCTAAGCCTAAAGAACGCATCCTTAAACGTTCTTCAGTCCTTTGTTTATGATTCAAATTTGATCCACACGGGATGACCTACAGAAGGGGTCAAATTTTGATCCAATATATGGTCCTTAGACTTGTGCTGAGCGCCTGCCAAATCAAGGAATTTGCCTTGTGGGATTCACTGTTTAGAGGCTAAATTTTGGAAGGGCTGTTGCAGACATGGTGGCAAAAAGACCCTCCTTTTGGAATGTACGACAAGATTCCCGCTTTCCCTCTCTCTATCGATGAAGCCAAGATGGTTGACTCGGAAGGAGACCTGAACTGAAGCTGATTTCTGAGTAGTGGAAATTCCTAGAACCTGTGGAAAGGAAACCTGAAACTGAACTGACGGCTGCTGTAGAGTCAGACGTGTAAATAATTTTATCCCTTTGCACATGGAAGTAGTGTCCAGGAGACGGAATACCTTGTCATTTCTACTTCACTTGGCATGTCCTTGTTGTTCACACTTCGCCTTTCTCCATCATCAGTTATCTCAGGTTGGAAAAACTGAGTGATTTGTTGGGGGGAAGCGGTTCGGTGTTGCTTCCTTCACCTCCATGCTACTAGATCCAAAGATGCGGTTAGGTCCAAATCTCATAATGTGCCAATTCCGCAGTTCTGGCACAGTAGATGTCTATTCTTCCCTGAAAGTGCACATAGAACACAAACTTAATTCTTAAAGCAGCAGCAGATGCAGCAAGCTGAGAGATCTGTTGCAAAGATATTACGACTATGGCTTCCTGGGGGTTGAGCATGGTAAAACTAATCTAAAACTTTTTGTTGGGTTGAATTTCAGCAGGATCCTTGTGAAAGCTGTGTCGATGTCTTTCGGGTCCTTGCCTTTCAGTTTGCTGTGTTGCAGAAGAAAAGCCAAAGTACAAGATAAATTAACGAGAAGGACTGAGTGTGAAGTGTTTATCTTGGGGATAATTGCATCAGTTTATGTGCTCATAGTGATAGAAGAACCTTCAGAATGGGCACTTCTTTCCTTCAGAATCTGTAAAACTCGACCTCATTAACAAGATTTGGAAGGAATCAATAAACTTGtcctaattttcaaatttcttaatttatttcttcGGCGAAGGCCAGCACTTTCACTAGCACTTTCGTGCTGGGGGATCTCCAAATGGTGATGACGGAGGAATTTAGTGCTTCTAGAATTTCACTAGCACTCTTATATTTTCATTTGTGAACAAGGGTCTCCTCCAATCATCTCTCAATTTTATCCATCATTGGactgtctaaatattttttccaGAACTCCTTTCCCTCTCTACCGGTTTCCCCTGTTTCTGTTCTCTGTCAATTCTGTTTATTGGTCTTGCCTTgcatataataatttcaatCTGCCATATAAACTCGTTTCACGAATGATATGGTGGTTGACTCTTAttacaaagaagaagagaaaacgtTCCTAGCATAGCCAGCCTAGGCagtaatttcttcaaaataaaagaagcgCATGCACAGTGAAATATGAGAGCTTAGACCAGCAGTCTTGTCAATTTTGTTAGCAACATTCTCTCAATTACAGCCAGGCCTTTTTCCAATTTCAAGGATGGATCTGGGGAAGCCATGGTATCCAATGGTGTCCAACTACTGGAACTGTTCAGGTTGTTGGCTGATCCTCAATATCGCCAAAAGGAAGGAAACACATCGTTTACTGATAAGTCATCTTGCAACTCCAATTTCTTGACCTTGTTTCTTCCAATGGAAAAGCGGATGAACTATAATTGACTTGTCGGCAATGTCTAAGTTCTAGCGACCTTATCAAAGTTGATGGGATGGCACATAGCTTGAGCAGTTTAATCGTTGGCTTTTGCAAAAGTTTGCTGTGTAAgaacttttctttgaataaactAGCGATGCCTAGAGGATGACCGAGAAAAGGTTTACTCGTTATATTGCTACTTAAGCTTCTCTGGGTAAGCAGACGTAAGTGAATAAGGTCATGTGAGATTCACACtctgttcttccttttttgtgaaTTATGATGAGACCTAAAACCATGTGCACTGCAACATGCATGGAAACAAACTCCACATGTAGATAAGGTTATGAACCAAGGGAAGGCATGGACCAAGAGTGGAATACTAAAAGACCCAGAACATACCAT
The window above is part of the Eucalyptus grandis isolate ANBG69807.140 chromosome 6, ASM1654582v1, whole genome shotgun sequence genome. Proteins encoded here:
- the LOC104450614 gene encoding probable receptor-like protein kinase At1g80640 isoform X1 yields the protein MNVPSLLLLPMWVISTSFFSAVVITDAWPDPAVSTILVPLSRSQEAPVSQFSSEMNAQSPGMAEVKVVHHQDLNKKILVALIVASTLLAVVLIFLVCFWIYLSKNSKKRSKSKGSANTDYAGGLPLNPMVGKLNTSAVMGKKGCAAVFEYNLLEAATNHFHERSILGEGGRGVVYKARLSEKLLAAVKKWDDADQDAQREFENELNWLSKIQHQNVVTLLGYCIHGQARYLVYEMMQNGSLETQLHGPTHGSALPWHLRMKIAVDVARGLEFLHERCNPPVVHRDLKSSNILLDSDFNAKLSDFGLAVSAQNKNNVKISGTVGYLAPEYLLDGKLTDKSDVYAFGIVLLELLMGRKPVQKTESNQCQSLVTWAMPQLTDRSKLPNIVDPVIKDTMDLKHLYQVAAVAVLCIQPEPSYRPLITDVLHSLIPLVPVELGGSLRVTEPVPTVGLDPSH
- the LOC104450614 gene encoding probable receptor-like protein kinase At1g80640 isoform X2 — encoded protein: MNVPSLLLLPMWVISTSFFSAVVITDAWPDPAVSTILVPLSRSQEAPVSQFSSEMNAQSPGMAEVKVVHHQDLNKKILVALIVASTLLAVVLIFLVCFWIYLSKNSKKRSKSKGSANTDYAGGLPLNPMVGKLNTSAVMGKKGCAAVFEYNLLEAATNHFHERSILGEGGRGVVYKARLSEKLLAAVKKWDDADQDAQREFENELNWLSKIQHQNVVTLLGYCIHGQARYLVYEMMQNGSLETQLHGPTHGSALPWHLRMKIAVDVARGLEFLHERCNPPVVHRDLKSSNILLDSDFNAKLSDFGLAVSAQNKNNVKISGTVGYLAPEYLLDDKSDVYAFGIVLLELLMGRKPVQKTESNQCQSLVTWAMPQLTDRSKLPNIVDPVIKDTMDLKHLYQVAAVAVLCIQPEPSYRPLITDVLHSLIPLVPVELGGSLRVTEPVPTVGLDPSH